From the Candidatus Eremiobacterota bacterium genome, the window TGACGCTCTCGCCGATCCACCCGCCGTCAGCGCGGATGATCCTGCCCGGGGCGGCGCCCCCCGGCGCGCCGTGGAAAGCGACAGCGCCCTCTCTCGCGCCGTTGTCAAGGCTCAGAGTGCCCGTGCCGCCGAAGGGCCTTTTCAGGGTGACGGTCCACTTTCCCTTCATACGATCCTTCGAGGGGGCCTCGCGGGCGCAGCCGACGGCGCCCGGCCCATCCCTGAAAAAGAGCTCGAGGGACGACGCCTTTCCGCTCCCTCTCGCGCCGCCCTTGGCGGGGCGGCTCTTCGGTGACAGTGACACGCGGTCTGCCGGTGCTGGTGAGCCTCCCGCCGTGGCGCCCTTCTGCGCGGGCGCCTGCGGCGTGTCATAACGTGGTGAGCCGGGTGTGATTCTGTCCATGGGATACCTCTTCTTTCCCTGGCGCGGCCTCTGTCAGAGCCTGGTGTCATAGAGGTGCCAGTACATCACCTTGAGGCTGGAGCCCGTGGGGAATGGCCCCTATGATGATCACCGAGAGGGCCGAGAGGATGAGGAGGGCTATCAGCACCTCTGCGAGAGAGAATCCTCCCGCATGTCCTTGCGTCAGCGATCTCAACGGCTTCATTTCAACCTCCGGGAGGGGCACCCGGCCCCTCATCATACAAGAGAATTATAGCATAAATAAGGGGGAGGTGAAAGATGGGCCGACCGGCCCGTCGGATCAGATTTTCCCATGCACCTGTCCCCCCCCATGCATCACCATTCCCTTTTCATAGACCAGGAAGGGCTTGCCTTCTGAGAGGGAGCCGAAGGTGAAAGTGAGGTCAAAGGGCGCCCTGCCCCTCACGGTGAGGGTTCTGAGGCCATGGAGGAGGTGGAGGTGGCAGGCCTCGCAGAGCACGATGAGGTTCCATGGGTCATCGGTGCCGCCCTGGGAGCGCCTGATGATATGATGCACATGCAGGTTGCGCCTGCAGCGGCAGCCCGGGGTCTGGCAGCGAAACCGGTCCCGCTTGAGGATCTTATGGTGATGGGCCGCTTTTTTCAAGGTGCCCTCGGTCTTGAGATAGTCTGCGAGGAGCGCCGCAAGGAATTTCTCTTCCGGTTGGCCCAGGCTGTCAGCGCCTTCCGCCTTGGCAAGGCGGCCGAGAAAGGCATG encodes:
- a CDS encoding prepilin-type N-terminal cleavage/methylation domain-containing protein, producing MKPLRSLTQGHAGGFSLAEVLIALLILSALSVIIIGAIPHGLQPQGDVLAPL